In a single window of the Scyliorhinus torazame isolate Kashiwa2021f chromosome 2, sScyTor2.1, whole genome shotgun sequence genome:
- the LOC140393676 gene encoding uncharacterized protein isoform X2 — MESEAMNATVSTSHLDFSGKMKERRNGILKKTKYNASLISKIKTKILNNSSMMKISLKNNNKALALALAEEKKKYRMAEQEKVILHKEIYTQNYDIVMLQQRLKTQNAKLSTLEDSLMKIKSCFFDATEYLSAAINTCECDFQEHQWDGMLFQRSNSVSEDSGSNLNTRLPSGVPPNFRIEEINQASSIQDDKVDSLKQAVAVLVDDSTSSTGALACQAFTVNLHENISINDPNIREHIEVGHPSQDRVSNHTRFSQNFRTSTMYSVPQISLTEQIPETLLSGAMLENQNITLRKKDSCSRSSKISMELMEKNGTSLIRESHSRISKSSDISEFNRTSLVVPQVRITPVRYSSPLFDLKKCSTNLFAEKQSDEPWKSEVTILDAEMDLTTSEAVEIVTVATKSTKHKIKKAEGDEVKVEASSKNGETLRKVKRPKEKDSNSTKRNCNIKYLVCKKKQRKSSEEVSVFDQGFINNNEEPIAGIPNNEPNDWHKDSIPNSQEDYSQVVSFSKENICNIKGKAEKKTCRVDESIKESTSNLIVPGARGDYHEVELNEHLNNVEVSSGISNALQDQLCNVKENIGQGTFVVTEKYHSIKESTSNPVTQSKGDYDVEVAEHPDIKDYGNLNNKNTSRRTFVVTEEHKSIRDNTTKSIWQEKLRKHHNIKESTSNPVVQKRTEHDVEMAEHPDIEDYGNLNNKNTSRRTFVVTEEQKNIGDNATKSIGQEKLRNQNVMVTDNYPDSSEENIGIKGKANRRIEKLKSVKDSSSKSVGQKKLRKQSVMTTDEYSDNFEEVCRTRDASEENTGNKRKASLRFVVCKEQKTVKDGSPNSVIWQKGKEQHEVEMAERLGNLEICNANNEDNQKTIVVPKRHKKLSKWEKCSEQQEIVIDNLVKIRLDNLEKGNKNSNTVEWNISNEKCKADRRTFVISKEHKSAKESSSKLTKEKEEEQYVTAEHFPSTEGSNGATDTPQDYIKEIADQRTFVANKIPMNVAHSPNLIVENQGKKQCLTDVNQHFNRLEMGSNKSYNQNADISQENFTNIKKRLDRTIVVCKNIEKGPTQSALPVKKALLYEVKKVQVECEQNTHRILKNDWMAISEKGGKPGRKICINGPSESVPQLPIEDNLSTAVHSKVQENKEYEVLKDVTNVTPAKLLHQPQLSLRGKRQTTAGLNYKEPPLGRKLRRGDAFTDSRFLHSPVTKTGQKVKKRCGVQNVHK, encoded by the exons ACAATTCATCAATGATGAAGATCTCACTTAAGAATAACAACAAAGCTTTGGCATTAGCTCTTGCTGAAGAGAAGAAAAAATACAGAATGGCTGAACAAGAAAAAGTAATTCTTCATAAAGAAATATACACCCAAAATTATGATATAGTTATGCTCCAGCAAAGATTAAAAACTCAG AATGCTAAACTTTCGACCTTGGAAGATTCCTTGATGAAGATAAAAAGCTGCTTCTTTGATGCTACCGAATATTTGTCAGCTGCCATCAATACCTGTGAATGTGAT TTTCAAGAACATCAATGGGACGGTATGTTATTCCAAAGAAGTAATAGTGTTAGTGAAGATTCCGGCTCTAACTT AAACACACGGTTACCATCAGGAGTCCCACCCAACTTTAGAATTGAAGAAATAAATCAAGCCAGTAGCATCCAGGATGATAAAGTTGATTCCTTGAAACAAGCTGTAGCAGTTCTAGTGGATGATTCTACATCCTCAACGGGTGCACTTGCATGTCAAGCCTTTACTGTGAATCTTCATGAAAACATTTCAATCAATGATCCAAATATCAGAGAGCATATTGAGGTTGGACATCCAAGTCAAG ATCGAGTTTCAAATCATACCAGATTTTCTCAGAATTTCAGAACATCCACCATGTATAGTGTTCCACAAATATCGTTAACTGAACAAATACCTGAAACTTTGCTGAGTGGAGCTATGTTAGAAAACCAAAATATTACCTTAAGAAAGAAAGATTCGTGCTCTCGAAGTTCTAAAATCTCTATGGAATTAATGGAGAAGAACGGTACTTCCTTGATTCGAGAATCTCATTCGAGAATTTCTAAATCCAGTGATATCTCTGAATTTAACAGGACAAGTTTGGTTGTGCCACAAGTTAGAATTACTCCAGTGCGGTACAGTTCACCGCTTTTTGATTTAAAAAAGTGCAGCACAAATCTATTTGCTGAAAAACAGTCCGATGAGCCATGGAAATCTGAAGTGACTATCCTTGATGCAGAAATGGACCTAACtaccagtgaagcagtagaaatTGTTACTGTTGCAACTAAATCTACAAAACACAAAATCAAAAAAGCTGAAGGAGACGAGGTGAAAGTTGAAGCATCCTCAAAGAACGGGGAGACATTGCGAAAAGTAAAACGGCCAAAGGAAAAGGATTCCAACAGCACAAAAAGGAATTGCAACATTAAATATCTAGTGTgtaaaaagaaacaaagaaaaagttCTGAGGAGGTTTCTGTTTTTGACCAAGGCTTTATAAATAATAATGAAGAACCCATTGCTGGTATTCCAAACAATGAACCAAATGATTGGCATAAAGACAGTATCCCAAACAGTCAGGAGGATTATAGCCAGGTTGTGAGTTTTTCAAAAGAAAACATTTGCAATATCAAAGGAAAAGCTGAGAAAAAGACCTGTAGAGTTGATGAGAGCATTAAGGAAAGCACATCTAATTTAATTGTACCAGGAGCTCGTGGAGATTACCATGAAGTGGAGCTAAATGAACATCTAAATAATGTGGAAGTGAGCAGTGGAATTTCAAATGCTTTGCAAGATCAGCTTTGTAATGTAAAAGAAAACATTGGCCAAGGGACATTTGTTGTGACTGAAAAGTACCACAGCATTAAAGAAAGTACATCTAACCCAGTTACACAGTCAAAGGGAGACTATGATGTGGAGGTGGCTGAACATCCAGATATAAAAGATTATGGGAATTTAAATAACAAGAACACTAGCCGAAGGACATTTGTGGTTACAGAAGAGCACAAGAGCATTAGAGATAATACAACTAAATCAATTTGGCAGGAGAAACTTAGAAAGCACCACAACATTAAAGAAAGTACATCTAATCCAGTTGTGCAGAAAAGGACAGAACATGATGTGGAAATGGCTGAACATCCAGATATAGAAGATTATGGGAATTTAAATAACAAGAACACTAGCCGAAGGACATTTGTGGTTACAGAAGAGCAAAAGAACATTGGGGATAACGCAACTAAATCAATTGGGCAGGAGAAACTTAGAAATCAGAATGTAATGGTCACAGATAACTATCCAGATAGTTCAGAAGAAAATATTGGTATTAAAGGCAAAGCTAACCGAAGGATAGAAAAGCTCAAGAGCGTTAAAGATAGCTCCTCTAAATCAGTTGGACAGAAGAAACTTAGAAAGCAGAGTGTAATGACCACAGATGAATATTCGGATAATTTCGAAGAGGTTTGCAGGACCCGTGATGCTTCAGAAGAAAACACCGGTAATAAACGCAAGGCTAGTCTAAGATTTGTAGTGTGCAAAGAACAGAAGACGGTTAAAGACGGTTCACCTAATTCAGTAATATGGCAGAAAGGCAAAGAACAACATGAAGTGGAGATGGCTGAGCGTTTAGGTAATCTAGAAATTTGCAATGCAAATAATGAAGATAACCAAAAGACGATTGTAGTGCCTAAAAGGCACAAAAAATTATCCAAGTGGGAGAAATGTAGCGAGCAGCAAGAAATTGTGATAGATAATCTCGTAAAGATTCGTCTGGATAATCTGGAAAAGGGCAATAAAAATTCTAATACCGTAGAATGGAATATTAGCAATGAAAAGTGCAAGGCTGACAGAAGAACATTTGTGATATCTAAAGAACATAAGAGTGCGAAAGAAAGTTCTTCTAAACTAACTAAAGAGAAAGAGGAAGAACAGTATGTGACAGCTGAACATTTCCCCAGTACAGAAGGGAGCAATGGAGCAACTGACACACCACAAGATTATATAAAAGAAATAGCTGACCAAAGGACATTTGTGGCAAACAAAATACCAATGAATGTTGCACATTCACCTAATCTAATAGTGGAAAATCAAGGTAAAAAGCAGTGTCTAACGGATGTAAATCAGCATTTTAATCGTTTAGAGATGGGGAGCAATAAAAGCTACAACCAAAACGCAGATATTTCCCAAGAAAACTTTACCAATATAAAGAAGAGATTGGACAGAACAATTGTTGTTTGCAAAAATAttgaaaaaggcccaactcagtcaGCTTTGCCAGTGAAAAAAGCATTGCTGTACGAAGTCAAGAAAGTACAAGTAGAGTGTGAACAGAACACACACAGAATTTTAAAGAATGATTGGATGGCTATTTCAGAAAAAGGAGGCAAACCTGGTAGGAAAATCTGCATAAATGGCCCCAGTGAATCTGTCCCGCAACTACCCATAGAGGACAATCTTTCAACTGCAGTGCATTCAAAAGTTCAAG AGAATAAAGAATatgaagtcctgaaagatgtgacaAATGTAACTCCTGCCAAACTCTTGCATCAGCCACAGCTCAGTTTACGTGGTAAACGGCAAACTACTGCAGGATTAAATTACAAAGAACCACCACTCGGAAG
- the LOC140393676 gene encoding uncharacterized protein isoform X1: MNCAGMESEAMNATVSTSHLDFSGKMKERRNGILKKTKYNASLISKIKTKILNNSSMMKISLKNNNKALALALAEEKKKYRMAEQEKVILHKEIYTQNYDIVMLQQRLKTQNAKLSTLEDSLMKIKSCFFDATEYLSAAINTCECDFQEHQWDGMLFQRSNSVSEDSGSNLNTRLPSGVPPNFRIEEINQASSIQDDKVDSLKQAVAVLVDDSTSSTGALACQAFTVNLHENISINDPNIREHIEVGHPSQDRVSNHTRFSQNFRTSTMYSVPQISLTEQIPETLLSGAMLENQNITLRKKDSCSRSSKISMELMEKNGTSLIRESHSRISKSSDISEFNRTSLVVPQVRITPVRYSSPLFDLKKCSTNLFAEKQSDEPWKSEVTILDAEMDLTTSEAVEIVTVATKSTKHKIKKAEGDEVKVEASSKNGETLRKVKRPKEKDSNSTKRNCNIKYLVCKKKQRKSSEEVSVFDQGFINNNEEPIAGIPNNEPNDWHKDSIPNSQEDYSQVVSFSKENICNIKGKAEKKTCRVDESIKESTSNLIVPGARGDYHEVELNEHLNNVEVSSGISNALQDQLCNVKENIGQGTFVVTEKYHSIKESTSNPVTQSKGDYDVEVAEHPDIKDYGNLNNKNTSRRTFVVTEEHKSIRDNTTKSIWQEKLRKHHNIKESTSNPVVQKRTEHDVEMAEHPDIEDYGNLNNKNTSRRTFVVTEEQKNIGDNATKSIGQEKLRNQNVMVTDNYPDSSEENIGIKGKANRRIEKLKSVKDSSSKSVGQKKLRKQSVMTTDEYSDNFEEVCRTRDASEENTGNKRKASLRFVVCKEQKTVKDGSPNSVIWQKGKEQHEVEMAERLGNLEICNANNEDNQKTIVVPKRHKKLSKWEKCSEQQEIVIDNLVKIRLDNLEKGNKNSNTVEWNISNEKCKADRRTFVISKEHKSAKESSSKLTKEKEEEQYVTAEHFPSTEGSNGATDTPQDYIKEIADQRTFVANKIPMNVAHSPNLIVENQGKKQCLTDVNQHFNRLEMGSNKSYNQNADISQENFTNIKKRLDRTIVVCKNIEKGPTQSALPVKKALLYEVKKVQVECEQNTHRILKNDWMAISEKGGKPGRKICINGPSESVPQLPIEDNLSTAVHSKVQENKEYEVLKDVTNVTPAKLLHQPQLSLRGKRQTTAGLNYKEPPLGRKLRRGDAFTDSRFLHSPVTKTGQKVKKRCGVQNVHK, translated from the exons ACAATTCATCAATGATGAAGATCTCACTTAAGAATAACAACAAAGCTTTGGCATTAGCTCTTGCTGAAGAGAAGAAAAAATACAGAATGGCTGAACAAGAAAAAGTAATTCTTCATAAAGAAATATACACCCAAAATTATGATATAGTTATGCTCCAGCAAAGATTAAAAACTCAG AATGCTAAACTTTCGACCTTGGAAGATTCCTTGATGAAGATAAAAAGCTGCTTCTTTGATGCTACCGAATATTTGTCAGCTGCCATCAATACCTGTGAATGTGAT TTTCAAGAACATCAATGGGACGGTATGTTATTCCAAAGAAGTAATAGTGTTAGTGAAGATTCCGGCTCTAACTT AAACACACGGTTACCATCAGGAGTCCCACCCAACTTTAGAATTGAAGAAATAAATCAAGCCAGTAGCATCCAGGATGATAAAGTTGATTCCTTGAAACAAGCTGTAGCAGTTCTAGTGGATGATTCTACATCCTCAACGGGTGCACTTGCATGTCAAGCCTTTACTGTGAATCTTCATGAAAACATTTCAATCAATGATCCAAATATCAGAGAGCATATTGAGGTTGGACATCCAAGTCAAG ATCGAGTTTCAAATCATACCAGATTTTCTCAGAATTTCAGAACATCCACCATGTATAGTGTTCCACAAATATCGTTAACTGAACAAATACCTGAAACTTTGCTGAGTGGAGCTATGTTAGAAAACCAAAATATTACCTTAAGAAAGAAAGATTCGTGCTCTCGAAGTTCTAAAATCTCTATGGAATTAATGGAGAAGAACGGTACTTCCTTGATTCGAGAATCTCATTCGAGAATTTCTAAATCCAGTGATATCTCTGAATTTAACAGGACAAGTTTGGTTGTGCCACAAGTTAGAATTACTCCAGTGCGGTACAGTTCACCGCTTTTTGATTTAAAAAAGTGCAGCACAAATCTATTTGCTGAAAAACAGTCCGATGAGCCATGGAAATCTGAAGTGACTATCCTTGATGCAGAAATGGACCTAACtaccagtgaagcagtagaaatTGTTACTGTTGCAACTAAATCTACAAAACACAAAATCAAAAAAGCTGAAGGAGACGAGGTGAAAGTTGAAGCATCCTCAAAGAACGGGGAGACATTGCGAAAAGTAAAACGGCCAAAGGAAAAGGATTCCAACAGCACAAAAAGGAATTGCAACATTAAATATCTAGTGTgtaaaaagaaacaaagaaaaagttCTGAGGAGGTTTCTGTTTTTGACCAAGGCTTTATAAATAATAATGAAGAACCCATTGCTGGTATTCCAAACAATGAACCAAATGATTGGCATAAAGACAGTATCCCAAACAGTCAGGAGGATTATAGCCAGGTTGTGAGTTTTTCAAAAGAAAACATTTGCAATATCAAAGGAAAAGCTGAGAAAAAGACCTGTAGAGTTGATGAGAGCATTAAGGAAAGCACATCTAATTTAATTGTACCAGGAGCTCGTGGAGATTACCATGAAGTGGAGCTAAATGAACATCTAAATAATGTGGAAGTGAGCAGTGGAATTTCAAATGCTTTGCAAGATCAGCTTTGTAATGTAAAAGAAAACATTGGCCAAGGGACATTTGTTGTGACTGAAAAGTACCACAGCATTAAAGAAAGTACATCTAACCCAGTTACACAGTCAAAGGGAGACTATGATGTGGAGGTGGCTGAACATCCAGATATAAAAGATTATGGGAATTTAAATAACAAGAACACTAGCCGAAGGACATTTGTGGTTACAGAAGAGCACAAGAGCATTAGAGATAATACAACTAAATCAATTTGGCAGGAGAAACTTAGAAAGCACCACAACATTAAAGAAAGTACATCTAATCCAGTTGTGCAGAAAAGGACAGAACATGATGTGGAAATGGCTGAACATCCAGATATAGAAGATTATGGGAATTTAAATAACAAGAACACTAGCCGAAGGACATTTGTGGTTACAGAAGAGCAAAAGAACATTGGGGATAACGCAACTAAATCAATTGGGCAGGAGAAACTTAGAAATCAGAATGTAATGGTCACAGATAACTATCCAGATAGTTCAGAAGAAAATATTGGTATTAAAGGCAAAGCTAACCGAAGGATAGAAAAGCTCAAGAGCGTTAAAGATAGCTCCTCTAAATCAGTTGGACAGAAGAAACTTAGAAAGCAGAGTGTAATGACCACAGATGAATATTCGGATAATTTCGAAGAGGTTTGCAGGACCCGTGATGCTTCAGAAGAAAACACCGGTAATAAACGCAAGGCTAGTCTAAGATTTGTAGTGTGCAAAGAACAGAAGACGGTTAAAGACGGTTCACCTAATTCAGTAATATGGCAGAAAGGCAAAGAACAACATGAAGTGGAGATGGCTGAGCGTTTAGGTAATCTAGAAATTTGCAATGCAAATAATGAAGATAACCAAAAGACGATTGTAGTGCCTAAAAGGCACAAAAAATTATCCAAGTGGGAGAAATGTAGCGAGCAGCAAGAAATTGTGATAGATAATCTCGTAAAGATTCGTCTGGATAATCTGGAAAAGGGCAATAAAAATTCTAATACCGTAGAATGGAATATTAGCAATGAAAAGTGCAAGGCTGACAGAAGAACATTTGTGATATCTAAAGAACATAAGAGTGCGAAAGAAAGTTCTTCTAAACTAACTAAAGAGAAAGAGGAAGAACAGTATGTGACAGCTGAACATTTCCCCAGTACAGAAGGGAGCAATGGAGCAACTGACACACCACAAGATTATATAAAAGAAATAGCTGACCAAAGGACATTTGTGGCAAACAAAATACCAATGAATGTTGCACATTCACCTAATCTAATAGTGGAAAATCAAGGTAAAAAGCAGTGTCTAACGGATGTAAATCAGCATTTTAATCGTTTAGAGATGGGGAGCAATAAAAGCTACAACCAAAACGCAGATATTTCCCAAGAAAACTTTACCAATATAAAGAAGAGATTGGACAGAACAATTGTTGTTTGCAAAAATAttgaaaaaggcccaactcagtcaGCTTTGCCAGTGAAAAAAGCATTGCTGTACGAAGTCAAGAAAGTACAAGTAGAGTGTGAACAGAACACACACAGAATTTTAAAGAATGATTGGATGGCTATTTCAGAAAAAGGAGGCAAACCTGGTAGGAAAATCTGCATAAATGGCCCCAGTGAATCTGTCCCGCAACTACCCATAGAGGACAATCTTTCAACTGCAGTGCATTCAAAAGTTCAAG AGAATAAAGAATatgaagtcctgaaagatgtgacaAATGTAACTCCTGCCAAACTCTTGCATCAGCCACAGCTCAGTTTACGTGGTAAACGGCAAACTACTGCAGGATTAAATTACAAAGAACCACCACTCGGAAG